From a region of the Corallococcus coralloides DSM 2259 genome:
- the ahcY gene encoding adenosylhomocysteinase, whose product MTAVTQKQNQDYSIADLKLASWGRKEIRIAESEMPALMAIREEYAKQQPLKGARVTGSLHMTIQTAVLVETLQALGAQVRWASCNIFSTQDHAAAALVEAGTPVFAHKGESLKEYWDFTHRIFEFGPAGSDHEGPNMILDDGGDATLLMHLGKRAEKDLSVIANPQSEEERELYASIKAKLAEDSTWYSRKSAKILGVTEETTTGVHRLQEMSQKGTLLFRAINVNDSVTKSKFDNLYGCRESLVDGIKRATDVMVAGKIAVVAGYGDVGKGSAQALRALSAQVWVTEIDPICALQAAMEGYRVVTMDYAADKADIFVTATGNKSVITHEHMAKMKDQAIVCNIGHFDNEIEVASLEKYKWEEIKPQVDHIIFPDNKRIILLAKGRLVNLGCGTGHPSYVMSSSFANQTIAQIELYSHSDKYQVGKVYVLPKHLDEKVARLQLKKLNAQLTELTPEQANYIGVEKSGPYKQDTYRY is encoded by the coding sequence ATGACCGCGGTTACCCAGAAGCAGAATCAGGACTACTCCATCGCCGACCTCAAGCTCGCCAGCTGGGGCCGCAAGGAGATCCGCATCGCCGAGAGCGAGATGCCCGCGCTCATGGCGATCCGCGAGGAGTACGCGAAGCAGCAGCCGCTCAAGGGCGCTCGCGTCACGGGCTCGCTGCACATGACCATCCAGACGGCCGTGCTGGTGGAGACGCTCCAGGCGCTGGGCGCGCAGGTGCGCTGGGCCTCGTGCAACATCTTCTCCACGCAGGACCACGCCGCCGCCGCGCTGGTGGAGGCCGGCACCCCGGTGTTCGCCCACAAGGGCGAGTCCCTCAAGGAGTACTGGGACTTCACCCACCGCATCTTCGAGTTTGGCCCCGCCGGCAGCGACCACGAGGGTCCGAACATGATCCTCGACGACGGCGGTGACGCCACGCTGCTCATGCACCTGGGCAAGCGCGCGGAGAAGGACCTGTCCGTCATCGCCAACCCCCAGAGCGAGGAGGAGCGCGAGCTGTACGCCTCCATCAAGGCCAAGCTCGCCGAGGACTCCACCTGGTACTCGCGCAAGAGCGCCAAGATCCTGGGCGTCACGGAAGAGACGACCACGGGCGTGCACCGCCTGCAGGAGATGTCCCAGAAGGGCACGCTCCTGTTCCGCGCCATCAACGTCAACGACAGCGTGACGAAGAGCAAGTTCGACAACCTCTACGGCTGCCGTGAGTCCCTGGTGGACGGCATCAAGCGCGCCACGGACGTGATGGTGGCCGGGAAGATCGCCGTCGTCGCGGGCTACGGCGACGTGGGCAAGGGCTCCGCGCAGGCCCTGCGTGCGCTGTCCGCCCAGGTGTGGGTGACCGAAATCGACCCCATCTGCGCGCTCCAGGCCGCGATGGAGGGCTACCGCGTCGTGACCATGGACTACGCCGCGGACAAGGCGGACATCTTCGTCACCGCCACGGGCAACAAGTCCGTCATCACCCATGAGCACATGGCCAAGATGAAGGACCAGGCCATCGTCTGCAACATCGGCCACTTCGACAATGAGATCGAGGTCGCCTCCCTGGAGAAGTACAAGTGGGAGGAGATCAAGCCCCAGGTCGACCACATCATCTTCCCGGACAACAAGCGCATCATCCTGCTGGCCAAGGGCCGTCTGGTGAACCTGGGCTGCGGCACGGGCCATCCCAGCTACGTGATGTCCAGCTCCTTCGCGAACCAGACCATCGCGCAGATCGAGCTGTACTCGCACAGCGACAAGTACCAGGTGGGCAAGGTGTACGTGCTGCCCAAGCACC
- a CDS encoding AHH domain-containing protein → MFFMGGCAATRVVHVDVGDGRQVVHESLDVDPVQVSEDAFKAALTQLILAMRMDVAFRETDAADQRGWVRSRTLLASSKGLADPGSGSSPEALPARICPDGDDCLTLVGGTGLTFSRKDRTLMALSFALDTVWESVEAEIGKVLNPVVLKAMVTSAALSVLLTMTLPEPVTKVIAVALTAAMVAYLGVVPVWEMGRGFVRLWDDAGTATSVIELQDIGHRFGKVLGTNGTRVLVLLVTAALGGRSAMAAQGPRLPGFPQAALRAQAEGGFGLAAALNGGVGSISLPAAGVLNVALAPGAAAALAMYGQGRFPGDETGPVHHICTNKNPVSAASGGPWTPRCEDVFRKAGMTLEDAANKVRLNGHEGPHPGQYHEKVVLRLERAVFRCRSTESCRSRLMTELAKIANELLTQGSDLRALIVK, encoded by the coding sequence ATGTTCTTCATGGGCGGGTGTGCGGCCACTCGCGTCGTCCACGTGGATGTTGGTGACGGCAGGCAGGTGGTTCACGAGTCCCTGGATGTGGATCCGGTCCAGGTGAGTGAGGACGCGTTCAAGGCGGCCCTCACGCAGCTCATCCTGGCCATGCGAATGGACGTCGCCTTCCGCGAGACGGACGCGGCCGACCAGCGAGGGTGGGTGCGGTCCAGGACGCTGCTCGCGTCCTCGAAGGGACTCGCGGACCCCGGTTCGGGCAGCTCACCTGAAGCGCTGCCCGCGCGCATCTGCCCTGACGGGGACGACTGCTTGACGCTGGTGGGCGGAACGGGGCTGACGTTCTCGCGCAAGGACCGGACGTTGATGGCGCTCTCGTTCGCTCTCGACACGGTGTGGGAGAGCGTCGAGGCCGAGATCGGCAAGGTGCTGAACCCGGTGGTGCTCAAGGCCATGGTGACCTCGGCCGCGTTGTCCGTGCTCCTCACGATGACGCTGCCCGAACCCGTCACGAAGGTCATCGCGGTGGCGCTGACCGCGGCGATGGTGGCCTACCTGGGGGTGGTGCCGGTCTGGGAGATGGGCCGGGGCTTCGTGCGGCTGTGGGACGACGCGGGGACGGCAACGAGCGTCATCGAGTTGCAGGACATCGGTCATCGCTTCGGCAAGGTGCTCGGGACAAACGGGACACGTGTCCTGGTGTTGCTCGTCACCGCGGCCCTGGGCGGAAGGAGTGCGATGGCGGCCCAGGGCCCCAGGCTCCCGGGCTTCCCCCAGGCCGCACTTCGCGCGCAGGCCGAAGGTGGATTCGGGCTCGCGGCTGCTTTGAACGGCGGGGTGGGCTCAATCTCGTTGCCTGCTGCTGGAGTGCTCAACGTGGCGTTGGCTCCGGGAGCCGCGGCGGCACTGGCGATGTATGGACAGGGTCGGTTTCCCGGTGATGAAACCGGGCCGGTTCACCACATCTGCACGAACAAGAACCCCGTCTCCGCTGCGAGCGGCGGTCCTTGGACGCCACGGTGCGAGGACGTCTTCAGGAAGGCAGGAATGACCCTCGAAGATGCCGCAAACAAGGTTCGGCTCAATGGACACGAAGGACCACATCCTGGCCAATATCACGAGAAGGTTGTGCTTCGTCTGGAGCGAGCGGTGTTTCGATGCAGGTCCACGGAGTCATGTCGGTCAAGATTGATGACTGAACTCGCCAAGATTGCCAACGAGCTACTGACGCAGGGCTCTGATTTGCGTGCTCTTATCGTGAAGTAG
- a CDS encoding SDR family NAD(P)-dependent oxidoreductase, with translation MTDLILTGASRGIGHALALALASSRDTRLLLVARDAGRLQALAADVERLGGQALAVPGDLGTLAGARELGARLAELVTPGATLVHNAGLWPSQRVLNADGLETAFVTNHLAPLVMQRPLLESGRLRRVLVVSAGLIIKGRFDAARTPTGEDFSSIRTYCDTKLCFALAMRDVATAHPEVDVVVLHPGVVRTDLGARPGPVGWLLSQVKRAWERPEVCAARLARILARERWSPPGDARWLLEEAEQPWPAVAQDAATRQALRDTTAQLLASR, from the coding sequence ATGACGGACCTCATCCTGACCGGTGCCTCCCGTGGGATTGGCCATGCACTGGCATTGGCGCTGGCCTCGTCCAGGGACACGCGGCTTCTGCTCGTGGCGCGTGACGCGGGCCGGCTCCAGGCGCTGGCGGCGGACGTGGAGCGGCTCGGGGGCCAGGCTCTCGCGGTGCCGGGGGACCTGGGGACGTTGGCGGGGGCCCGGGAGCTGGGGGCGCGCCTGGCCGAGCTTGTCACGCCGGGGGCGACGCTCGTGCACAACGCGGGGCTGTGGCCGTCCCAGCGGGTGCTCAACGCGGACGGGCTGGAGACGGCGTTCGTCACCAACCACCTGGCGCCGCTGGTGATGCAGCGTCCATTGCTGGAGTCCGGGCGGCTGCGGCGCGTCCTGGTGGTCAGCGCCGGCCTCATCATCAAGGGCCGCTTCGACGCCGCGCGCACGCCCACGGGAGAGGACTTCTCCAGCATCCGCACCTACTGCGACACGAAGCTGTGCTTCGCGCTGGCCATGCGCGACGTGGCCACCGCGCACCCGGAGGTGGACGTGGTGGTGCTCCATCCGGGCGTGGTGCGCACCGACCTGGGCGCGCGGCCGGGGCCCGTGGGCTGGCTGCTGTCGCAGGTGAAGCGCGCCTGGGAGCGTCCAGAGGTCTGCGCGGCGCGGCTTGCGCGCATCCTCGCGCGCGAGCGCTGGTCGCCTCCGGGGGATGCCCGCTGGCTGCTGGAGGAAGCCGAGCAGCCGTGGCCCGCCGTCGCCCAGGACGCGGCCACACGACAGGCATTGCGCGACACCACCGCCCAGCTGCTCGCCTCCCGCTGA
- a CDS encoding imm11 family protein yields MGRHFYWVGIADVPQWVIRTPGPAVGGTFEEPWMFGDGRILPNIGPIKADVAHQGKSRAFVLSGIEQAPIANEFVANVFRTLAPGDVQLLPVSIEGESERYFVVNATKAIDCIDEARCREVHHYDEDDHPPEFEGEYNWIYGLRIDPSKTEGAHVFRPKRFKTAFIVSEDVKNALEAVGNLGVSFERVTGPS; encoded by the coding sequence ATGGGGCGACACTTCTATTGGGTCGGCATCGCGGACGTGCCGCAATGGGTGATTAGAACGCCAGGACCGGCGGTTGGAGGCACCTTCGAGGAGCCCTGGATGTTCGGAGACGGTCGCATTCTTCCGAACATTGGGCCTATCAAGGCCGACGTCGCGCATCAGGGAAAGAGCCGCGCCTTCGTGCTTTCTGGGATTGAGCAAGCCCCCATTGCCAATGAGTTTGTCGCAAATGTCTTCAGGACACTGGCTCCCGGAGACGTCCAGCTTCTTCCGGTATCAATAGAGGGAGAGTCTGAACGGTACTTCGTCGTCAACGCGACCAAGGCGATTGATTGCATCGACGAGGCACGATGCCGGGAGGTGCATCACTACGACGAGGACGACCATCCCCCTGAATTTGAAGGGGAGTACAACTGGATCTACGGACTGCGAATCGACCCCTCGAAGACCGAGGGCGCTCATGTCTTCAGGCCAAAGAGGTTCAAGACGGCATTCATCGTCTCCGAAGACGTCAAGAACGCGCTCGAAGCGGTCGGAAACCTGGGCGTGTCGTTTGAGCGAGTAACGGGACCCAGTTGA